One Capsicum annuum cultivar UCD-10X-F1 chromosome 2, UCD10Xv1.1, whole genome shotgun sequence genomic window carries:
- the LOC107858979 gene encoding TLC domain-containing protein 4-B: MATAIGRKVAPARKMVAFGSYQIRAETLVKTYLLADPSIPYTSVFVGIFACKMVYDVCQLISSFYFRTYTTLTKIQRIEWNNRGMSTVHAIFISVVSMYFAFWSNLFSDRNHDGLLITRSSPLSTFTLGVSAGYFLSDLGMICWFYPSLGGVEYVVHHSLSAIAVAYSMYTGEGQLYTFMVLISEVTTPEINMRWFLDTAGLKRSSAYLINGVVIFFAWLVARILLFIYMFYHVYLHYDQVIHMHIFGILLVFGVPAALGVMNLMWFGKIIKGLKKNLLKRL; encoded by the exons ATGGCAACTGCAATAGGTAGAAAGGTAGCTCCTGCACGGAAAATGGTGGCATTTGGTTCTTATCAGATTCGAGCTGAGACTCTGGTTAAAACTTATTTGTTAGCTGATCCTTCGATACCTTACACTTCTGTCTTTGTTGGCATATTTGCTTGCAAAATG GTTTATGATGTATGTCAACTGATCAGCAGTTTTTACTTTAGGACTTACACTACCCTAACAAAAATTCAAAGGATTGAGTGGAACAACCG TGGCATGTCAACAGTTCATGCCATTTTCATATCTGTCGTGTCCATGTATTTTGCGTTCTGGTCCAATCTTTTCTCTGATCGCAATCACGATGGCCTTTTAATCACCAGAAGTTCACCACTATCAACTTTTACATTAGGG GTATCAGCTGGGTACTTTCTTTCAGACCTTGGAATGATTTGCTGGTTTTATCCTTCTTTGGGTGGAGTAGAGTAT GTTGTCCATCATTCTCTTTCAGCAATTGCTGTAGCATACTCCATGTACACTGGTGAAGGACAACTTTATACATTCATGGTACTCATATCCGAGGTGACAACTCCAGAGATCAACATGAGATG GTTTCTTGATACAGCTGGATTGAAAAGATCTAGTGCATATCTGATTAATGGTGTGGTGATATTTTTTGCATGGTTG GTTGCAAGAATATTGCTGttcatttacatgttttaccatgtcTATTTGCACTATGATCAG GTCATCCACATGCACATTTTCGGTATTCTTTTGGTTTTTGGAGTCCCGGCAGCTCTTGGTGTGATGAACCTAATGTGGTTTGGCAAAATTATCAAGGGGTTGAAAAAGAATCTTCTAAAAAGGCTGTGA